A region of Curvibacter sp. AEP1-3 DNA encodes the following proteins:
- a CDS encoding enoyl-CoA hydratase/isomerase family protein produces the protein MAPMDSAQAAPERGANSPAPGYGHIRADQVGAVLHITLNRPEARNAMSLQMVAELQQALQAAEATAGNEGAVRVVVLRGAGGHFCAGADLKDMAGARMRSMQREAGAPDPIAEVNAAFGRLCVAYAQTPLAVVAVLGGTVMGGGFGLACVADVALADDSASFRLPETSLGVVPAQIAPFLVERLGYSQAKRLAVTGGRLDAAAAHRMGLVHELCSADELHHALNRVLSDILACAPGALAATKALMQQARFSPAADLVEQAAAVFAHSAQSAEGLEGMTAFIQKRKPKWAMT, from the coding sequence ATGGCGCCCATGGATAGTGCGCAAGCAGCTCCTGAAAGAGGAGCAAATTCGCCTGCGCCAGGCTACGGGCATATCCGCGCAGATCAGGTGGGGGCGGTGTTGCACATCACCCTGAACCGGCCTGAGGCGCGTAACGCCATGTCCCTGCAAATGGTGGCCGAGCTGCAACAAGCTTTGCAGGCGGCTGAGGCCACCGCAGGCAACGAAGGCGCTGTGCGCGTGGTGGTGTTGCGCGGCGCAGGCGGGCACTTCTGCGCGGGTGCGGACCTCAAAGACATGGCTGGCGCACGCATGCGCTCCATGCAGCGCGAGGCTGGCGCGCCCGACCCGATTGCAGAGGTGAACGCCGCCTTCGGCCGCCTGTGCGTGGCCTACGCCCAGACCCCGCTGGCCGTGGTGGCCGTGCTGGGAGGCACGGTCATGGGCGGCGGCTTCGGCCTGGCCTGTGTGGCCGACGTGGCGCTGGCGGACGACAGTGCCTCGTTCCGCCTGCCCGAGACGTCGCTGGGCGTAGTGCCCGCGCAAATCGCCCCGTTTCTGGTCGAGCGCTTGGGCTATTCGCAAGCCAAACGCTTGGCAGTGACCGGCGGGCGCTTGGACGCCGCTGCGGCGCACAGAATGGGCTTGGTGCATGAGCTGTGCAGTGCTGACGAACTGCACCATGCACTGAACCGCGTGCTCTCCGACATATTGGCCTGCGCCCCCGGCGCCTTGGCCGCCACCAAAGCCTTGATGCAGCAAGCGCGCTTTAGCCCGGCTGCTGATCTGGTGGAGCAAGCCGCAGCCGTATTCGCCCACTCAGCGCAAAGCGCCGAGGGCCTAGAGGGCATGACTGCATTCATACAAAAGCGCAAACCCAAATGGGCCATGACATGA
- a CDS encoding acyl-CoA dehydrogenase family protein, with translation MKFTSEHTQIADTVRKFVANEINPFTAEWEKAGIFPARALFKKMGDLGLLGIKYPTEFGGMGLDFSYSMVMAEALGDCNVGGVPMAIGVQTDMCTPALARFGSDELRNQYLAPAIAGDMVGCIGVSEVTGGSDVAALKTTARKDGGDYVINGSKMWITNGMQADWCCLLANTSEGAVHKNKSLIIVPMDASGITRQKIEKIGMHSSDTAQLFFDNVRVPQRNLIGQEGMGFMLQMLQFQEERLYGAASSLRSLDNLINLTIDYTRQRQTFGQPILNNQVVHFRLAELRTEVECLRALTYRAVEQYVGGKDVTKLASMAKLKAGRLSREVTDSCLQYWGGMGFTADNPISQAYRDSRLISIGGGADEIMLGIICKLEGTLPGKAA, from the coding sequence ATGAAATTCACCTCCGAGCACACCCAGATTGCCGACACGGTGCGCAAATTTGTGGCTAACGAGATCAACCCCTTCACTGCGGAGTGGGAGAAAGCGGGCATTTTCCCGGCGCGTGCGTTGTTCAAGAAGATGGGCGACCTCGGGCTGCTGGGCATTAAGTACCCCACCGAGTTCGGTGGCATGGGGCTGGACTTCAGCTATTCCATGGTGATGGCCGAGGCGTTGGGCGACTGCAATGTGGGCGGTGTGCCCATGGCCATCGGCGTACAGACCGACATGTGCACGCCGGCATTGGCCCGCTTCGGCAGCGACGAGCTGCGCAACCAGTACTTGGCGCCTGCGATTGCAGGTGACATGGTGGGCTGCATCGGCGTGAGCGAGGTAACCGGCGGCTCGGATGTGGCCGCCCTCAAAACCACAGCCCGCAAAGACGGCGGTGACTACGTGATCAACGGCTCCAAGATGTGGATCACCAACGGCATGCAAGCCGACTGGTGCTGTCTGCTGGCCAACACCAGCGAAGGTGCGGTGCACAAGAACAAGTCGCTCATCATCGTGCCCATGGATGCGTCGGGTATTACCCGCCAGAAGATCGAGAAGATCGGCATGCACAGCAGCGACACGGCGCAGCTGTTTTTTGACAACGTGCGGGTGCCGCAGCGCAACCTGATCGGCCAGGAGGGCATGGGCTTCATGCTGCAGATGCTGCAGTTCCAGGAGGAGCGGCTCTACGGCGCGGCCAGCAGCCTGCGCTCGCTGGACAACCTGATCAACCTCACCATCGACTACACCCGCCAGCGCCAGACCTTCGGGCAGCCTATCCTCAACAACCAAGTGGTGCATTTCCGCTTGGCCGAGCTGCGCACCGAGGTGGAGTGCCTGCGCGCGCTCACCTACCGCGCGGTGGAGCAGTACGTGGGCGGCAAGGATGTGACCAAGCTGGCCTCCATGGCCAAGCTCAAGGCGGGCCGCCTGAGTCGCGAGGTGACCGACAGCTGCCTGCAGTACTGGGGCGGCATGGGCTTCACTGCCGACAATCCGATCTCGCAGGCCTACCGCGACAGCCGCCTCATCTCGATTGGCGGCGGTGCGGACGAAATCATGCTGGGCATCATCTGCAAGCTCGAAGGCACCTTGCCCGGCAAAGCCGCCTGA
- a CDS encoding acyl-CoA carboxylase subunit beta — MPALRSKINPRSDAFAANAQRMQGLLAEVQRLQDMVIAESESKREKFEKRGQLLPRERVARLLDRNSPFLELSRLAGLNMHDDDGKKAVLGGGSIIGIGTVAGKRCLISVNDSAVKGGTVAPMGLKKALRAQEVALQNKLPVIYLVESGGANLMYQSEIFVEGGRSFANQARMSAAGIPQISVVHGSSTAGGAYLPGLSDYVVLVRGRSSIYLAGPPLVKAAIGEDCTDDELGGAETHAQVTGLGEYLTEDDAHAIALTRELMDKINWDTAPHAPAQGAGFAAPLFDEQELMGIVPADEREPYDVREVIARLVDGSDFLEFKAGYAPEMMCGHARIEGRLVGILGNNGPIQPAGSTKAAQFIQLCDQSGTPLLFLQNTTGYMVGSVAERNGAIKHGSKMIQAVANARVSKFTVVLGGSYGAGNYGMCGRGFDPNFIFSWPTARTAVMGGAQAAKVMDIVNRAKVERMGMEANDEALKAMSDGLRLRLEKESAALFGTARLWDDGIIDPRDTRRILGLCLALAAEAADRRLNANTFGVARL; from the coding sequence ATGCCTGCCCTGCGTTCCAAGATCAACCCGCGCTCCGATGCTTTTGCCGCCAATGCCCAGCGCATGCAGGGCCTGCTGGCCGAGGTGCAGCGCTTGCAGGACATGGTGATTGCCGAGTCGGAAAGCAAGCGCGAAAAGTTTGAGAAGCGCGGCCAGCTGCTGCCGCGTGAACGCGTGGCCCGCCTGCTGGACCGCAACTCGCCGTTCCTGGAGCTGAGCCGCTTGGCAGGCCTCAACATGCATGACGACGACGGCAAAAAGGCAGTACTGGGTGGCGGCTCCATCATCGGCATTGGCACCGTGGCGGGCAAGCGCTGCCTGATCTCGGTGAACGACAGCGCGGTCAAAGGCGGCACCGTGGCTCCCATGGGCCTCAAGAAAGCCTTGCGCGCCCAGGAGGTGGCCCTGCAAAACAAGCTGCCGGTGATTTACCTGGTGGAGAGTGGTGGCGCCAACCTGATGTACCAGTCCGAAATCTTTGTGGAAGGCGGGCGCAGCTTTGCCAACCAGGCGCGCATGTCGGCCGCGGGCATTCCGCAAATCTCGGTGGTGCATGGCTCCAGCACGGCGGGCGGTGCGTATCTGCCCGGTTTGTCGGACTACGTGGTGCTGGTGCGCGGGCGCAGCAGCATCTACCTTGCGGGCCCCCCACTGGTGAAGGCCGCCATCGGCGAGGACTGCACCGACGACGAGCTGGGCGGCGCCGAGACGCATGCGCAAGTGACCGGATTGGGTGAGTACCTGACTGAAGACGACGCCCACGCCATCGCCCTGACCCGCGAGCTGATGGACAAGATCAACTGGGACACTGCACCACACGCTCCAGCCCAGGGCGCTGGCTTTGCAGCACCGCTGTTTGACGAGCAGGAGCTGATGGGTATCGTCCCTGCCGATGAGCGCGAGCCCTACGACGTGCGCGAGGTGATTGCACGGCTGGTGGATGGCTCGGACTTTTTGGAGTTCAAAGCCGGCTACGCCCCCGAAATGATGTGCGGCCACGCCCGCATCGAGGGGCGGCTGGTGGGCATTCTGGGCAATAACGGGCCCATTCAACCCGCCGGCTCTACCAAGGCGGCGCAGTTCATCCAGCTGTGTGACCAGAGCGGCACGCCGCTGCTGTTTTTGCAGAACACCACCGGCTACATGGTGGGCTCGGTGGCCGAGCGCAATGGTGCCATCAAGCACGGCAGCAAGATGATTCAGGCGGTAGCCAACGCGCGCGTGTCCAAGTTCACCGTGGTGCTGGGCGGCTCGTATGGCGCGGGCAACTACGGCATGTGCGGGCGCGGGTTTGACCCGAACTTTATCTTCAGCTGGCCCACCGCGCGCACCGCGGTCATGGGTGGAGCACAGGCCGCCAAGGTGATGGACATCGTGAACCGCGCCAAGGTGGAGCGTATGGGCATGGAGGCGAATGACGAGGCGCTCAAGGCCATGTCCGACGGGCTGCGCCTGCGGCTGGAAAAAGAGAGCGCAGCGCTCTTTGGCACGGCCCGCTTGTGGGATGACGGAATCATCGACCCGCGAGACACCCGCCGCATTCTGGGCTTGTGTCTCGCGCTGGCTGCCGAGGCAGCTGACCGCCGGCTGAACGCCAACACTTTTGGTGTGGCTCGCCTCTGA
- a CDS encoding SCP2 sterol-binding domain-containing protein: MSLESATQAIRAKVGDDSGLNATLKFDMGADGVIVIDGASTPNTVSNTNTDTDCTVGITLDNLQAMLDGDLEPATGFMAGKLKVSGDMGVAMRLQRVI; the protein is encoded by the coding sequence ATGTCCCTCGAATCCGCAACCCAAGCCATCCGCGCCAAAGTGGGCGACGACAGCGGCCTCAACGCCACCCTGAAGTTCGACATGGGCGCTGACGGCGTCATCGTCATCGACGGTGCCAGCACCCCCAACACCGTGAGCAACACCAACACCGATACCGACTGCACCGTCGGCATCACCCTGGACAACCTGCAAGCCATGCTGGACGGCGACCTGGAGCCCGCCACCGGCTTTATGGCCGGCAAGCTCAAGGTCAGCGGCGACATGGGCGTAGCCATGCGCCTGCAACGCGTGATCTGA
- a CDS encoding MerR family transcriptional regulator, with product MAKNAPVPDALTDAQAFVDSHRDEGTTELFGITELCREFGITLRALRFYEDKGLLAPRRVNGARVYTRRDRARLALILRAKAIGSPLSEIKTYLDLYGDHGEGRAQQLQYVITRTDNEITELEKKRAQIDATLAELRVINGSCRALLIERQRKPKAKA from the coding sequence ATGGCCAAAAACGCCCCTGTGCCCGACGCACTGACCGACGCGCAAGCGTTTGTCGACTCCCACCGCGACGAGGGCACCACCGAACTCTTCGGCATCACCGAGCTGTGCCGTGAGTTCGGCATCACCCTGCGGGCGCTGCGCTTTTATGAAGACAAGGGCCTGCTCGCCCCCCGCCGGGTGAACGGTGCCCGCGTCTACACCCGGCGCGACCGGGCACGGCTGGCCCTGATCCTGCGGGCCAAGGCCATCGGCTCGCCGCTCTCAGAAATAAAAACCTATCTCGATTTGTATGGCGACCATGGCGAAGGCCGCGCCCAGCAGCTGCAGTACGTCATCACCCGCACTGACAACGAGATCACCGAGCTGGAGAAAAAGCGCGCCCAGATCGACGCCACCTTGGCTGAGCTGCGCGTCATCAACGGCAGCTGCCGCGCCCTGCTAATCGAGCGCCAGCGCAAGCCCAAGGCCAAAGCCTGA
- a CDS encoding AsmA family protein — translation MKALRIVGWVVLAVVGLLAVAVGALFALFDGDKIKAEISRTVLEQKQRTLVIAGKPQLSVWPDVGIQLDGVTLSERGSSTEFAALQSARVSVAVMPLLSKQVQVHALDVTGLKATLIKRKDGSLNIADLLGDPSAQSAPVNAPVQPAEPLKIDVAAIRIADAQLTWRDEQAGSTTNINNLSLSTGHVQADTGAKTANIEKLSLAIKGQAGVDGFSLALDAPKLALSPARSSGEAVTLSAGVQGSGRSALLKLVLSGVEGNADAIRISKLTGSLDLAHPDMPMKQLSLPLNGSLQVNLAQQSAALALATKFDESNIATKLNVARFAPLSLGFDLDIDQLNVDKYLPPKPAGEAPAKEAAGKEAPINLAALKGPTVQGNIRIGSLQVAKLKLAQINAKLALAGGKLDVAPLSMKLYEGSTSGSVSVNANGNQIALRQNLQGVSINPLMKDLLDKDMLEGRGNITLDINTRGETVSAFKKALGGNAALALKDGAIKGINLAQSLRDVKAKLGQADTTQAANASQKTDFSELTASFKIANGVARNDDLSMKSPFIRLGGAGDIDVGAGQMNYLAKATVVASGEGQGGKDANQLKGLTVPVRLSGPFEALSYKIEFGAMLEDATKAKVEEKKQEIKTKVEDAVKDKAKDLFKGLLGK, via the coding sequence ATGAAAGCGCTTCGCATAGTCGGGTGGGTGGTTCTGGCGGTGGTGGGCCTGTTGGCCGTGGCGGTGGGCGCTTTGTTTGCGCTGTTTGACGGCGACAAGATCAAGGCCGAAATCAGCCGCACCGTGCTGGAGCAAAAGCAGCGCACGCTGGTGATTGCGGGCAAGCCCCAGCTCTCGGTGTGGCCGGATGTGGGCATTCAGCTTGACGGGGTCACCCTCTCGGAGCGTGGCAGCAGCACCGAGTTTGCGGCCCTGCAGTCGGCTCGCGTGTCGGTAGCGGTGATGCCACTGCTGAGCAAACAGGTGCAAGTGCACGCCCTCGACGTAACCGGCCTCAAGGCCACCCTCATCAAGCGCAAAGATGGCAGCCTGAACATTGCCGACTTGTTGGGCGACCCAAGCGCCCAGTCCGCACCAGTCAATGCACCTGTGCAGCCAGCAGAGCCCCTCAAGATCGACGTGGCCGCCATCCGTATTGCTGACGCCCAGCTCACCTGGCGCGACGAGCAGGCTGGCAGCACCACCAACATCAACAACCTGAGCCTCTCCACCGGCCATGTGCAGGCGGATACAGGCGCCAAAACGGCCAACATCGAAAAACTGAGCCTCGCCATCAAAGGCCAGGCCGGGGTCGACGGCTTTAGCCTCGCACTGGACGCACCCAAGCTGGCCTTGTCGCCCGCCCGCTCCAGCGGCGAGGCAGTCACCCTGAGTGCGGGTGTGCAGGGCAGCGGCCGCAGCGCGCTGCTGAAGCTGGTGCTTAGCGGGGTGGAGGGCAATGCCGACGCCATCCGTATCAGCAAGCTCACCGGCAGCTTGGACCTCGCCCACCCCGACATGCCCATGAAGCAGCTCAGCCTGCCGCTGAACGGCAGCCTGCAGGTGAACCTGGCGCAGCAAAGCGCGGCCTTGGCGCTGGCTACCAAGTTTGATGAATCCAACATCGCCACCAAGCTCAACGTGGCCAGGTTTGCACCCTTGTCGCTGGGCTTTGACTTGGACATCGACCAGCTGAATGTGGACAAATACCTGCCGCCCAAACCCGCTGGCGAGGCACCTGCCAAAGAGGCCGCGGGCAAAGAGGCGCCCATCAACCTGGCTGCACTCAAAGGGCCCACGGTGCAGGGCAACATCCGCATCGGCAGCCTGCAGGTGGCCAAGCTCAAGCTCGCGCAAATCAACGCCAAGCTGGCGCTGGCCGGTGGCAAGCTCGATGTGGCGCCGCTGAGCATGAAGCTCTATGAAGGCAGCACCAGCGGCAGCGTGTCGGTGAACGCCAATGGCAACCAGATCGCCCTGCGCCAGAACCTGCAGGGCGTGAGCATCAACCCGCTGATGAAAGATCTGCTGGACAAAGACATGCTCGAAGGCCGCGGCAATATCACGCTGGACATAAACACCCGCGGCGAGACGGTAAGTGCATTCAAAAAAGCGCTGGGCGGCAACGCCGCGCTGGCGCTGAAAGACGGCGCCATCAAGGGCATCAACCTTGCGCAAAGCCTGCGCGATGTGAAAGCCAAGCTGGGCCAGGCGGACACCACCCAGGCGGCCAATGCGAGCCAGAAGACCGACTTCTCGGAGCTGACTGCCAGCTTCAAAATCGCCAACGGCGTAGCCCGCAACGACGACCTGAGCATGAAGTCCCCCTTCATCCGGCTGGGTGGTGCAGGCGACATCGATGTGGGGGCCGGCCAGATGAACTACCTGGCCAAAGCCACGGTGGTGGCCAGCGGCGAAGGGCAGGGCGGCAAAGACGCCAACCAGCTCAAAGGCCTGACCGTGCCGGTGCGCCTGAGCGGCCCGTTTGAGGCGCTGAGCTACAAGATTGAGTTCGGCGCCATGCTGGAGGACGCCACCAAAGCCAAGGTGGAAGAGAAAAAGCAGGAAATCAAGACCAAGGTCGAAGACGCCGTGAAAGACAAGGCCAAAGACCTGTTCAAGGGCCTGCTGGGCAAGTGA
- a CDS encoding translational machinery protein, producing MSHYHAVVWLDHSEAHVMHIAPDDVEASIVRPKHPHSHVHAKSGVVGSGKAAEDKQYFHAIAEALKGAEEILVVGPAQAKLQLLKHLHSHDPQVGNKVVGVESIDHPTDAQLVAYARKYFITKDPMLA from the coding sequence ATGTCGCATTACCACGCAGTTGTCTGGTTGGATCATTCGGAGGCGCACGTCATGCACATTGCGCCGGACGATGTGGAGGCCTCCATCGTGCGACCCAAGCACCCGCATTCGCATGTGCACGCCAAGAGCGGCGTAGTGGGCTCGGGCAAGGCCGCCGAAGACAAGCAGTACTTCCACGCCATTGCCGAGGCACTCAAGGGCGCTGAAGAAATTTTGGTGGTGGGCCCGGCCCAAGCCAAGCTGCAGCTCCTCAAGCACCTGCACAGCCACGACCCGCAGGTGGGCAACAAGGTGGTGGGTGTGGAAAGCATTGACCACCCCACCGACGCCCAGCTGGTGGCCTACGCCCGCAAGTACTTCATCACCAAAGACCCGATGCTGGCCTGA
- a CDS encoding SPOR domain-containing protein, with amino-acid sequence MSSVPHLPMAPHPLRTGRTLLAAGLLASALSGCAIWPKALTWGSDDAPPPPAAQPVAPPPAPPVVAEEAPKPSPAPVPVSTADTAPLEPQPVMKSTPVMAPPEPAVAAKSPTKGKEKAAAHAGADHKASAKAAAPKSSGGDLVPGFYINVGLFAVPTNGTNAFRTLEKAELPVFTDVVKSKKGPLTRVRVGPYLSKALADAAAEKIKGMKLEAVVFQH; translated from the coding sequence ATGTCTTCTGTGCCCCACCTGCCCATGGCCCCTCACCCCCTGCGCACCGGCCGCACCCTGCTGGCCGCCGGCCTGCTGGCCAGCGCGCTTTCCGGCTGCGCCATCTGGCCCAAGGCACTGACGTGGGGTTCTGACGACGCACCGCCCCCGCCTGCTGCCCAACCTGTGGCCCCCCCACCCGCACCGCCTGTGGTGGCGGAAGAAGCGCCCAAGCCCAGCCCGGCCCCCGTGCCCGTGAGCACCGCCGACACCGCGCCGCTGGAGCCCCAGCCGGTCATGAAGTCCACCCCCGTGATGGCACCACCCGAACCCGCCGTGGCCGCCAAATCACCCACCAAGGGCAAAGAAAAAGCCGCTGCCCACGCAGGTGCTGACCACAAAGCCAGCGCCAAAGCAGCCGCCCCCAAGTCCAGCGGCGGCGACCTGGTGCCCGGCTTCTATATCAACGTAGGTTTGTTTGCCGTGCCCACCAACGGCACCAACGCCTTCCGCACCCTGGAGAAGGCCGAGCTGCCCGTATTCACCGATGTGGTGAAGAGCAAAAAAGGCCCCCTCACCCGCGTGCGCGTAGGCCCCTACCTGAGCAAGGCCCTGGCCGATGCCGCGGCCGAGAAAATCAAGGGGATGAAGCTGGAAGCGGTGGTGTTTCAGCACTGA
- a CDS encoding tyrosine-type recombinase/integrase, with the protein MSRPLKSAAVDLSEPQDLTAGLIERLQCPPGKAQAFLRDRKAPALRVRVTANGAKAYVFEAKLGRQTIRRTIGDIRSWTIEGARTEANRQRVLIDQGNDPREVEREQTAERVARAKKAVAESVSVEAVWNEYLAARRDRWGDLHYRDHVAKAKAGGIKAIRGTRGRKETIAGPLYPLMQLKLKDLTPTELSAWAERETANRPTATRLSWRLLRGFLSWCSEQPQYAKVLPAQNPAKAKVVREVLGKAKVKQDSLQREQLAAWFNAVRQLSNNLAAAYLQVLLLTGARPGEILSLRWKDVNQKWQGLTIRDKVEGERVIPLTPYVAYLIDALPRVNEWVFASPSLEDKMKKKAMSTPHKQHEKACKVAGIEGMTLHGLRRSFKSLTEWLEIPAGVVAQLMGHKPSATAEKHYTVRPLDLLRVHHEKIEAWILEQGNVYFVPLAAPNRLRAVK; encoded by the coding sequence ATGAGCCGTCCTTTAAAGAGTGCCGCGGTAGATTTGAGCGAACCGCAAGACCTGACCGCAGGCCTGATCGAGCGCTTGCAATGCCCGCCAGGAAAAGCCCAGGCCTTCCTGCGTGACCGCAAAGCCCCTGCCCTGCGCGTACGCGTCACCGCCAATGGTGCCAAGGCCTATGTGTTTGAGGCCAAGCTCGGACGACAGACAATTCGGCGCACTATTGGCGACATCCGCAGTTGGACCATCGAAGGCGCCCGCACAGAAGCCAACCGCCAGCGCGTACTGATCGACCAGGGTAACGACCCACGCGAAGTCGAGCGCGAACAGACCGCAGAACGCGTCGCCCGCGCCAAGAAGGCGGTGGCTGAATCCGTGAGCGTCGAGGCTGTCTGGAACGAATACCTAGCAGCACGTCGGGACCGGTGGGGCGATCTGCATTACCGCGACCACGTTGCCAAAGCCAAGGCCGGGGGTATCAAGGCCATACGTGGGACCCGCGGTCGCAAGGAAACTATCGCAGGACCACTCTACCCGCTGATGCAGCTCAAACTGAAGGATCTGACACCCACCGAACTGAGTGCCTGGGCAGAGAGAGAGACTGCCAATCGACCAACCGCGACTCGCCTGTCCTGGCGCTTACTGCGTGGTTTCTTAAGCTGGTGCAGCGAGCAACCCCAATATGCCAAGGTCCTGCCTGCGCAGAACCCCGCAAAGGCCAAAGTCGTACGCGAGGTCCTGGGTAAGGCCAAGGTGAAACAGGACTCGCTGCAGCGCGAGCAACTCGCAGCCTGGTTTAATGCTGTGCGCCAGCTCTCCAACAACCTAGCTGCTGCTTACCTCCAGGTCCTGCTACTGACCGGAGCCCGCCCCGGTGAAATCCTGTCCTTGCGGTGGAAAGACGTCAACCAGAAATGGCAAGGTCTCACCATCCGCGACAAGGTCGAAGGTGAACGCGTCATTCCACTTACCCCCTATGTCGCCTACCTGATCGATGCCCTGCCTAGGGTGAATGAATGGGTTTTTGCAAGCCCCTCGTTAGAAGACAAGATGAAGAAGAAGGCCATGAGTACGCCTCACAAGCAGCACGAAAAAGCGTGCAAGGTCGCAGGTATTGAAGGAATGACTCTGCATGGCCTGCGCCGATCCTTCAAGTCGCTGACCGAATGGCTTGAGATACCGGCAGGAGTCGTCGCACAGCTCATGGGGCATAAACCCAGCGCGACTGCAGAAAAGCATTACACCGTGCGCCCCCTTGATTTGCTGCGCGTTCACCACGAAAAAATCGAGGCCTGGATTTTGGAACAAGGCAACGTGTATTTTGTACCTCTCGCCGCTCCAAACCGCCTGCGCGCCGTGAAGTGA
- a CDS encoding helix-turn-helix domain-containing protein yields MPDQSARPGSTAAPATRPYNSAVEAILLYSHPMITLAEAAAAIAKMNGRPADAHTKKVIEEVEAQRTKLLALPELELRKLHQQVLEKQKAQQIARAAAAKAKKAAKEAAKEAAKFYNRPSANADFAFWTKVEYWKFDEALALLLAKDPKVLTWAAMKRELEPETSFFFAQSEPAVLPEFVHRYQQLRILAERSSAMKPAQLKPADVIAWAHDIQAVDIPPALQSLLPTANAETSRQVDLLSPANEEIPMPLEVHSEPSEGTSKKWTTEKLQVLSAYRDQHGTRAAAKQFGISDARVRQLLPMMNSSTKKSQKLGVWTGLKK; encoded by the coding sequence ATGCCAGATCAATCGGCTCGCCCAGGATCAACTGCAGCGCCAGCCACAAGACCCTACAACTCTGCGGTCGAGGCGATCCTGCTCTATTCGCATCCAATGATTACCCTAGCCGAGGCAGCTGCCGCCATCGCCAAGATGAATGGTCGCCCAGCAGACGCACACACTAAGAAGGTCATCGAGGAGGTTGAAGCACAGCGAACAAAGTTGCTTGCCCTACCCGAACTCGAATTGCGCAAGTTGCACCAGCAAGTACTGGAGAAGCAAAAAGCACAGCAAATAGCTAGGGCCGCTGCTGCCAAGGCAAAAAAGGCAGCCAAAGAGGCAGCTAAAGAAGCCGCAAAGTTCTACAACCGACCATCAGCAAATGCCGACTTTGCCTTTTGGACAAAGGTCGAGTACTGGAAATTTGACGAGGCGCTCGCCCTCTTGCTCGCAAAAGACCCAAAAGTCTTGACGTGGGCCGCAATGAAGCGTGAGCTGGAACCTGAGACAAGTTTCTTCTTTGCGCAAAGTGAACCCGCCGTACTCCCCGAATTCGTTCACCGGTATCAGCAACTCCGAATACTGGCTGAACGCTCCAGCGCAATGAAACCTGCTCAGCTTAAGCCGGCTGATGTCATCGCGTGGGCACATGACATTCAGGCAGTAGACATTCCGCCGGCGCTGCAATCACTTCTGCCAACAGCTAATGCCGAAACATCGCGCCAGGTCGATCTTCTAAGCCCTGCAAATGAAGAGATACCGATGCCGCTAGAAGTTCATAGTGAACCTTCGGAAGGCACTTCAAAGAAATGGACGACTGAAAAGCTCCAAGTACTTTCAGCCTATCGCGACCAACACGGAACCAGGGCTGCAGCAAAGCAATTTGGAATTTCGGATGCCAGAGTTCGGCAACTGCTACCGATGATGAATTCAAGCACTAAGAAGTCTCAAAAACTTGGCGTCTGGACTGGCTTGAAAAAGTAA
- a CDS encoding HNH endonuclease — protein sequence MSEENESMLLDGPAPPRRAGEVPQFVVGQNYNRLNEIHLNYGGSRQSGVSTSAACPAIFLFTGDSGEQFGYRDDFDSADVFSYTGEGQVGDMKFKAGNRAIRDHAADGRGLYLFRSIGKGKPQRYMGEFVMANYSIRRGPDREKTERDIIVFHLLRVDAKQDAPTISAQASSPISKLEARKKALEACTGVAGPAGAQAVRTVYERSKAVRDYVLLRAEGRCEACTKPAPFFGLDGEPYLEAHHTTRLSDGGVDHPRYVAALCPTCHREIHYGKNGKEINRRLIGHLAQLEK from the coding sequence ATGAGTGAAGAAAACGAATCGATGCTTTTGGATGGGCCAGCTCCTCCTAGACGTGCAGGGGAAGTCCCACAGTTTGTAGTTGGCCAAAACTACAACCGTCTAAACGAAATACACCTGAACTACGGCGGTAGTCGGCAAAGTGGAGTTTCAACCTCGGCCGCATGTCCAGCAATCTTCTTGTTCACTGGCGACTCTGGCGAGCAATTCGGATATCGCGACGACTTTGATTCAGCTGACGTCTTTTCCTATACAGGGGAGGGTCAAGTCGGAGATATGAAGTTCAAGGCGGGAAACCGCGCTATTCGCGACCATGCTGCAGATGGTCGTGGTCTTTACCTCTTTAGATCAATTGGAAAAGGCAAGCCGCAGCGCTACATGGGCGAGTTCGTCATGGCGAATTACTCCATTCGTCGAGGTCCAGATCGCGAAAAGACTGAGCGCGACATCATTGTGTTTCACTTGCTTCGAGTAGATGCCAAGCAAGATGCGCCAACAATTTCTGCTCAAGCTTCAAGTCCGATTTCTAAACTAGAAGCAAGGAAGAAGGCTTTAGAAGCCTGTACGGGAGTAGCTGGCCCTGCCGGAGCCCAGGCCGTACGTACGGTGTACGAGCGCAGCAAGGCTGTACGAGACTACGTGTTGTTGAGAGCTGAGGGAAGGTGTGAGGCCTGTACGAAACCGGCCCCCTTTTTCGGTTTGGATGGCGAACCTTATCTGGAGGCTCACCACACAACGAGGTTATCTGATGGCGGTGTGGACCATCCTCGTTATGTAGCGGCACTTTGCCCAACCTGCCATCGCGAAATACATTACGGAAAAAACGGCAAGGAAATCAATCGGCGTTTGATTGGTCACTTGGCTCAGTTAGAGAAATAG